One Cellulosimicrobium protaetiae genomic region harbors:
- a CDS encoding nitroreductase family deazaflavin-dependent oxidoreductase, with the protein MPIPRWVTRSNKRFLNPVMLRVATGVGPMAVVRHVGRRSGRPYRTPVFAFAYRAPEDPGVRVVLALTYGPDVDWVRNVDAAGSFELERRDERYAVDDLRRVTGEDGLRLLPGWTSAVLRRTGVDEFRTGRLRRTLP; encoded by the coding sequence ATGCCGATCCCCCGCTGGGTGACGAGATCCAACAAGCGCTTCCTCAACCCCGTGATGCTGCGCGTCGCGACGGGCGTCGGGCCCATGGCGGTGGTCCGCCACGTCGGGCGCCGCAGCGGGCGCCCCTACCGCACGCCCGTCTTCGCCTTCGCCTACCGGGCGCCGGAGGACCCCGGCGTCCGCGTGGTCCTGGCTCTCACGTACGGACCCGACGTCGACTGGGTGCGCAACGTCGACGCCGCCGGGTCGTTCGAGCTGGAGCGCCGCGACGAGCGCTACGCGGTCGACGACCTGCGCCGCGTCACGGGCGAGGACGGGCTGCGACTGCTGCCCGGCTGGACGAGCGCCGTCCTGCGCCGCACGGGGGTCGACGAGTTCCGCACCGGACGGCTGCGCCGCACCCTGCCATGA
- a CDS encoding TetR/AcrR family transcriptional regulator: MGRGALSRERIVEAAVTVADDGGLTAVSMRNVGRRLGVEAMSLYHHLAGKDELLDELADWVFAQIELPEPGTPWRPAMAARAASARAVLARHPWSLGLVESRRSGGPALLRHHDTVLGCLRADGFTVALASQAFSAIDAYVYGFVLTETRLPFSPDDDVEDFVAEIALPAQEYPHLAEMVAELVVGHGYAFADQFDDGLDLVLDGLERRLAAAS, from the coding sequence ATGGGGCGGGGCGCGCTGAGCAGGGAGCGCATCGTCGAGGCCGCGGTGACCGTCGCGGACGACGGCGGGCTGACCGCGGTGAGCATGCGCAACGTCGGGCGCCGGCTCGGGGTGGAGGCCATGTCGCTGTACCACCACCTGGCGGGCAAGGACGAGCTGCTCGACGAGCTGGCGGACTGGGTCTTCGCCCAGATCGAGCTGCCCGAGCCGGGCACCCCGTGGCGACCGGCGATGGCCGCGCGTGCCGCGTCGGCCCGCGCCGTCCTCGCCCGGCACCCGTGGTCGCTCGGGCTCGTCGAGTCGCGACGCAGCGGCGGGCCCGCCCTGCTGCGCCACCACGACACCGTGCTGGGCTGCCTGCGCGCCGACGGCTTCACGGTCGCCCTGGCCAGCCAGGCGTTCTCGGCGATCGACGCGTACGTGTACGGGTTCGTGCTCACCGAGACCCGGCTGCCGTTCTCGCCGGACGACGACGTCGAGGACTTCGTGGCGGAGATCGCGCTGCCGGCGCAGGAGTACCCCCACCTGGCCGAGATGGTCGCCGAGCTCGTCGTCGGGCACGGGTACGCGTTCGCGGACCAGTTCGACGACGGGCTCGACCTCGTCCTCGACGGGCTGGAGCGCCGGCTGGCCGCGGCGTCGTGA
- a CDS encoding AraC family transcriptional regulator — protein MDVVAGLLDGPRARGAFLLRSHLRAPWGMRIEDESPLTIVPVLRGSAWVGPAVGDEPSDPGEHVAAGDVVLLRGPAHYVVADAPTTAPQVVVGPEPDMCRAVDGGPSPMTVLGVRSWGNDPDGETVIVTGTYPLDGEVGRRVLRVLPRRVVLRGDEVDGVLVEMLAREVVQDLPGQEAVLDRLLDLLLISCLRTWLSRDDAPGWYRADADPVVGAALRLVHHDPARAWTVDSLAREVGLSRAAFSRRFTTLVGEPPMSYLTGWRLDLAADLLLEPDATLTAVARTVGYASPFALSAAFKRVRGVSPATHRRRAGAA, from the coding sequence GGGGCATGCGCATCGAGGACGAGTCGCCGCTGACGATCGTGCCCGTGCTGCGTGGCTCGGCCTGGGTCGGCCCGGCCGTCGGGGACGAGCCGTCCGACCCGGGCGAGCACGTCGCGGCAGGAGACGTCGTGCTGCTGCGCGGCCCGGCGCACTACGTCGTGGCCGACGCGCCCACGACCGCGCCGCAGGTCGTCGTCGGGCCGGAGCCCGACATGTGCCGTGCGGTCGACGGCGGCCCCTCCCCCATGACCGTGCTCGGCGTCCGGTCCTGGGGAAACGACCCCGACGGAGAGACCGTGATCGTCACGGGCACGTACCCGCTCGACGGCGAGGTGGGCCGCCGGGTCCTGCGCGTCCTCCCGCGGCGTGTGGTGCTGCGCGGCGACGAGGTCGACGGCGTCCTGGTCGAGATGCTCGCCCGGGAGGTGGTCCAGGACCTGCCCGGGCAGGAGGCCGTGCTCGACCGCCTGCTCGACCTGCTCCTCATCTCGTGCCTGCGGACCTGGCTCTCGCGCGACGACGCGCCCGGCTGGTACCGCGCGGACGCGGACCCGGTGGTCGGTGCGGCCCTGCGCCTCGTCCACCACGACCCGGCGCGCGCGTGGACGGTCGACTCCCTCGCCCGGGAGGTCGGGCTCTCCCGCGCGGCGTTCTCACGACGGTTCACGACGCTCGTCGGCGAGCCGCCGATGAGCTATCTCACCGGCTGGCGCCTCGACCTCGCGGCCGACCTGCTGCTCGAGCCCGACGCGACGCTGACGGCGGTCGCGCGCACCGTCGGGTACGCGTCACCGTTCGCGCTGAGCGCCGCGTTCAAGCGCGTGCGCGGGGTCAGCCCTGCGACGCACCGTCGACGCGCGGGTGCCGCCTGA
- a CDS encoding NAD(P)-dependent alcohol dehydrogenase — protein MRAAVVDRYGPPDVVRVAEIAPPRVGTHDVLVRVHATAVTAADARIRGARFPRGFGAFARLAFGVRRPRHAVLGGVFSGVVEEVGAAVEGVAPGDAVSGMTGSRMGAHAELLAVPATRAVARPDGASHDDAAAVLFGGTTAWHFLRRRATVTSGTSVLVVGAGGAVGSNAVQLAGHLGATVTAVTSTPNLDLVARLGADHVVDRTTAGAGWPDRLGERYDVVLDAVGALSPATGRPLLTDAGVLLLVAADLGQTLAARGAVRAGPAPEHADDVAHLLGLVAEGTLTPVIESVHDLDGIRDAYVRVDSGHKVGNIVVHP, from the coding sequence ATGAGAGCCGCCGTCGTCGACCGGTACGGGCCGCCGGACGTCGTCCGAGTCGCCGAGATCGCCCCTCCCCGCGTCGGGACGCACGACGTCCTGGTCCGCGTGCACGCCACCGCCGTCACCGCGGCCGACGCCCGGATCCGTGGCGCCCGCTTCCCGCGCGGCTTCGGCGCGTTCGCCCGGCTCGCGTTCGGCGTGCGGAGGCCCCGGCACGCCGTCCTCGGCGGGGTCTTCTCCGGCGTCGTCGAGGAGGTCGGTGCCGCCGTCGAGGGCGTCGCACCCGGCGACGCCGTCTCGGGCATGACCGGCAGCCGGATGGGCGCCCACGCCGAGCTCCTCGCCGTCCCCGCGACCCGCGCCGTCGCCCGGCCGGACGGGGCGTCGCACGACGACGCCGCCGCAGTCCTCTTCGGCGGCACCACGGCGTGGCACTTCCTGCGGCGCCGGGCGACCGTGACCTCCGGGACCTCCGTGCTGGTGGTCGGCGCGGGCGGGGCCGTCGGCTCGAACGCGGTCCAGCTCGCGGGGCACCTCGGCGCGACCGTCACGGCCGTGACCAGCACGCCGAACCTGGACCTGGTGGCACGGCTCGGCGCGGACCACGTCGTGGACCGGACCACGGCCGGGGCGGGCTGGCCCGACCGGCTCGGCGAGCGCTACGACGTCGTGCTCGACGCGGTCGGCGCGCTCTCGCCCGCCACGGGACGACCGCTGCTCACCGACGCGGGCGTGCTCCTGCTCGTGGCCGCGGACCTCGGGCAGACGCTCGCCGCCCGCGGGGCGGTCCGGGCCGGACCGGCGCCCGAGCACGCCGACGACGTCGCGCACCTGCTCGGGCTCGTGGCCGAGGGGACCCTCACGCCGGTGATCGAGTCGGTGCACGATCTCGACGGCATCCGGGACGCCTACGTGCGCGTCGACTCCGGTCACAAGGTCGGCAACATCGTCGTGCACCCGTGA
- a CDS encoding HhH-GPD-type base excision DNA repair protein, giving the protein MTDQLWITGDPDADALLSDDAFALLVGMLLDQQYPMEHAFAGPRKIRDRLGSIDPRAVADADPDAFVTLATTPPAIHRYGRSMAARVQDLARVVVDEYDGDATRIWTAPGADGESAPTGAEVLARLRALPGYGDQKARIFLALLGKQRGVEPAGWREAAGHYGDEGSRRSIADVTSPESLAQVRAFKKEQKAAAKAAKA; this is encoded by the coding sequence ATGACCGACCAGCTCTGGATCACCGGTGACCCCGACGCGGACGCGCTCCTCAGCGACGACGCGTTCGCCCTCCTCGTCGGCATGCTCCTCGACCAGCAGTACCCGATGGAGCACGCGTTCGCCGGGCCCCGCAAGATCCGCGACCGCCTCGGCTCCATCGACCCGCGCGCCGTCGCGGACGCGGACCCCGACGCGTTCGTCACGCTCGCCACGACCCCGCCCGCGATCCACCGGTACGGGCGCTCGATGGCGGCGCGGGTGCAGGACCTGGCGCGCGTCGTCGTCGACGAGTACGACGGCGACGCGACGCGGATCTGGACCGCGCCCGGCGCCGACGGCGAGAGTGCCCCGACCGGTGCCGAGGTGCTCGCCCGGCTGCGGGCGCTGCCCGGGTACGGCGACCAGAAGGCGCGGATCTTCCTCGCCCTGCTCGGCAAGCAGCGGGGCGTGGAGCCCGCGGGGTGGCGCGAGGCCGCGGGCCACTACGGCGACGAGGGGTCGCGCCGGTCCATCGCCGACGTCACGAGCCCCGAGTCGCTCGCCCAGGTGCGCGCCTTCAAGAAGGAGCAGAAGGCGGCGGCCAAGGCCGCGAAGGCCTGA